Proteins encoded within one genomic window of Chitinophaga parva:
- a CDS encoding YqaE/Pmp3 family membrane protein, with product MTLLAILLPWLSFMLRGRILTGILCLILQITLIGWIPAAIWAVISLQEARENRRNRRLVRAIKNSNI from the coding sequence ATGACACTGCTTGCTATTTTGTTGCCCTGGCTTTCTTTCATGCTGAGAGGCCGCATCCTCACCGGCATTCTTTGCCTCATCCTGCAAATCACGTTGATAGGCTGGATCCCGGCCGCTATCTGGGCGGTGATCTCCCTCCAGGAAGCGCGGGAAAACCGCCGCAACCGGCGCCTGGTGCGGGCTATTAAAAATTCAAACATTTAA